One Vigna unguiculata cultivar IT97K-499-35 chromosome 7, ASM411807v1, whole genome shotgun sequence genomic region harbors:
- the LOC114189922 gene encoding splicing factor 3B subunit 4, with product MSGNSNCSVYIGNLDERVTERVLYDILIQAGRVVDLHIPKDKETEKPKGYAFAEYETEESADYAVRLFSGLVTLYNRTLKFAISGRDKTTLNGSTATTPTSNSSQRPRPHAAPINNSENFQHPARLSTSDRYSDYAVNYSQVPPIRVTSGNGSHYSGNNYEYSRRAFGATLDSISRNRSRRFDRSSPISYPYY from the exons ATGTCTGGCAACTCCAATTGCAGTGTTTACATAG GCAATCTAGATGAGAGGGTGACAGAGAGGGTCTTGTATGATATATTAATCCAAGCAGGACGAGTGGTAGATTTGCACATTCCTAAAGATAAGGAAACTGAGAAACCGAAAGGCTATGCCTTTGCAGAATATGAAACTGAGGAGAGTGCAGACTATGCTGTCCGACTTTTCTCGGGCCTTGTGACTCTCTATAACAGAACACTCAAGTTTGCA ATATCTGGTAGAGACAAAACTACCCTTAATGGCTCTACAGCAACTACCCCCACATCAAATTCTTCTCAAAGACCAAGGCCACATGCAGCCCCAATAAATAATTCAGAAAATTTTCAGCACCCTGCCAGGCTATCAACTTCTGACCGATATTCAGATTATGCAGTAAATTATTCCCAAG TTCCTCCTATTCGTGTAACTAGTGGGAATGGATCTCACTATAGTGGCAACAATTATGAATACAGCAGGAGAGCTTTTGGGGCAACATTGGATAGCATTAGCCGTAATAGGTCACGCCGCTTTGATAGAAGTAGCCCAATCTCTTACCCATATTACTAA
- the LOC114192433 gene encoding isoliquiritigenin 2'-O-methyltransferase-like → MGESNVVTNNNLITTSPKLSDEGARVSAMLLSTAVVYPAVLNAAIELNLFEIIAKVTPHGSFMSSHEIASKLPNQHPDLPDRLDRMLRLLASYSLLTSSTRTTQHGATETVYGLSHIGQYYATGATTGYFASFASYLSCPALSQLWSNFKEAVVDADVDLFKKVHGVTTYQYMEKDPKMNQMFIRAMADLCATDMIRVLEMYTGFEGISRLVDVGGGNGQNLKMIISKYPSIKGINFDLPQVIENAPLLSGVEHVGGDMFARVPEGDAMTLKVVLHNWSDEKCVEILSNCHKALSGNGKVIVLEIIMPEEPEATEESQLFSSLDNLMFITAGGKERTEKQYENLCKLTGFSNFHVACRASSGPGVMEFYK, encoded by the exons ATGGGTGAATCCAATGTTGTTACCAATAATAACCTCATTACAACTTCTCCTAAACTAAGTGATGAAGGTGCTCGTGTATCTGCAATGCTGCTTAGTACTGCTGTGGTGTACCCTGCAGTTCTGAATGCTGCTATTGAGCTCAACCTGTTTGAGATCATAGCCAAGGTAACACCACATGGTTCGTTCATGTCATCTCATGAAATCGCTTCCAAGCTCCCAAACCAGCACCCTGATTTGCCTGATAGGCTCGATCGCATGCTGCGTTTGCTTGCTAGTTACTCTCTTCTTACCAGTTCAACACGCACCACACAGCATGGTGCCACAGAGACAGTTTATGGACTCTCACATATTGGACAATACTATGCCACTGGTGCAACTACGGGCTACTTCGCTTCGTTCGCATCCTATCTCTCTTGCCCTGCACTCTCACAACTTTG GTCGAATTTCAAGGAAGCAGTGGTTGATGCAGACGTTGATTTGTTCAAGAAAGTTCATGGGGTAACAACGTACCAGTACATGGAAAAGGATCCAAAAATGAACCAAATGTTTATCAGGGCAATGGCAGATTTGTGTGCAACAGATATGATTAGAGTACTTGAAATGTATACTGGATTTGAGGGAATATCAAGGTTGGTTGATGTAGGAGGTGGAAATGGACAAAACCTCAAAATGATAATCTCCAAATACCCTTCCATTAAAGGAATTAATTTTGATCTGCCCCAAGTCATTGAGAATGCACCACTGCTATCAG GGGTTGAGCATGTTGGAGGAGATATGTTTGCAAGAGTTCCAGAGGGTGACGCCATGACACTAAAG GTTGTGTTGCACAACTGGTCTGATGAGAAGTGCGTAGAAATTTTAAGCAATTGTCACAAAGCACTGTCTGGAAATGGGAAAGTGATTGTTCTGGAGATCATAATGCCAGAAGAACCAGAAGCAACCGAAGAATCTCAGCTTTTTTCGTCCCTGGACAACCTTATGTTTATCACAGCAGGTGGAAAGGAAAGAACTGAGAAACAGTACGAGAATTTGTGCAAGCTCACTGGTTTTTCAAATTTCCATGTTGCTTGTCGTGCCTCCTCTGGGCCGGGAGTGATGGAATTCTACAAGTAG